A genomic region of Sciurus carolinensis chromosome 7, mSciCar1.2, whole genome shotgun sequence contains the following coding sequences:
- the Slc39a7 gene encoding zinc transporter SLC39A7: MARGLRDPHWVAVGLLTWAALGLLVAGHGGHDDSHEDVQEDFHGHSHRHSHEDFHHGHSHAHGHGHTHESIWHGHTHSHDHGHSHEDLHHGHGHSHESLYHKGHGHDHEHHGGYGESRAPSIKHNLDTVTLWAYALGATVLISAAPFFVLFLIPVESNSPRHRSLLQILLSFASGGLLGDAFLHLIPHALEPHSHNTREQPGHGHSHSGQGPILSVGLWVLSGIVAFLVVEKFVRHVKGGHGHSHGHGPTHGSHGHGSQEHPSKEKPSSEEEEKEAGGLRKRRGGSIGPKDGPVRPQNPEEGKTGSDLRVSGYLNLAADLAHNFTDGLAIGASFRGGRGLGILTTMTVLLHEVPHEVGDFAILVQSGCSKKQAMRLQLLTAVGALAGTACALLTEGGVVGSDVAGGTGPGWVLPFTAGGFIYVATVSVLPELLREASPLQSLLEVLGLLAGVVMMVLIAHLE, from the exons ATGGCCAGGGGCCTCCGGGACCCCCACTGGGTGGCCGTGGGACTGCTGACCTGGGCGGCCTTGGGGCTGCTGGTGGCCGGACACGGGGGTCATGATGACTCGCACGAAGACGTGCAAGAAGACTTCCATGGCCACAGCCACAGGCACTCACATGAGGACTTCCACCATGGACACAGCCATGCCCATGGTCATGGCCACACTCATGAGAGCATCTGGCATGGGCACACCCACAGTCATGATCACGGACATTCACACGAGGATTTGCACCATGGCCATGGCCACTCCCATGAGAGCCTGTACCACAAAGGACACGGACATGACCATGAACATCATGGAGGCTATGGGGAGTCCAGAGCTCCAAGCATCAAGCACAACCTGGATACCGTCACACTCTGGGCTTAT GCACTGGGGGCCACGGTGCTGATATCTGCTGCTCCATTTTTTGTCCTCTTCCTTATCCCAGTGGAGTCAAACTCCCCCAGACATCGCTCTCTGCTCCAGATTTTGCTCAGTTTTGCTTCTGGAGGGCTCCTGGGAGATGCCTTCCTGCACCTTATCCCTCATGCCCTGG AACCTCATTCTCACAACACTCGGGAGCAGCCTGGACATGGACACTCCCACAGTG GCCAGGGCCCCATTCTGTCTGTGGGACTGTGGGTTCTCAGTGGAATTGTCGCCTTCCTTGTGGTGGAGAAATTTGTGAGACATGTGAAAGGAGGACATGGACACAGTCATGGTCATGGTCCCACCCATGGAAGTCATGGACATGGAAGTCAGG AGCATCCTTCAAAGGAGAAGCCCAgctcagaggaagaagaaaaggaagcaggagggttgcggaagaggagaggagggagcatTGGGCCCAAAGATGGGCCAGTGAGACCTCAGAATCctgaagaaggaaaaacaggttcag ATCTGCGTGTGTCCGGGTACCTGAATCTGGCTGCTGATTTGGCACACAACTTCACAGATGGTCTAGCTATTGGTGCTTCCTTTCGAGGAGGCCGAGGGCTGGGAATATTGACCACAATGACTGTCCTACTTCATGAAGTGCCCCATGAGGTTGGAGACTTTGCCATCTTGGTCCAGTCTGGCTGCAGCAAAAAGCAG GCGATGCGTCTACAACTACTGACAGCCGTAGGAGCACTGGCAGGCACAGCCTGTGCCCTTCTCACTGAAGGAGGAGTAGTGGGCAGTGATGTTGCAGGTGGTACAGGTCCTGGCTGGGTTCTGCCATTCACAGCAGGTGGTTTTATCTATGTAGCAACAGTGTCTGTATTGCCAGAGCTGTTAAGGGAGGCGTCACCATTACAGTCACTCCTGGAGGTGCTGGGGCTGCTGGCAGGAGTTGTCATGATGGTGCTGATTGCCCACCTCGAGTAA
- the Rxrb gene encoding retinoic acid receptor RXR-beta isoform X2, protein MSWTARPPFLPQRHAAGQCGPVGVRKEMHCGVASRWRRRRPWLDPAAAAAAAAGEQQTPEPEPGEAGRDGMGDSGRDSRSPDSSSPNPLAQGVPPPSPPGPPLPPSSAPSLGGSGAPPPPPMPPPPLGSPFPVISSSMGSPGLPPPAPPGFSGPVSSPQINSTVSLPGGGSGPPEDVKPPVLGVRGLHCPPPPGGPGAGKRLCAICGDRSSGKHYGVYSCEGCKGFFKRTIRKDLTYSCRDNKDCTVDKRQRNRCQYCRYQKCLATGMKREAVQEERQRGKDKDGDGEGAGGAPEEMPVDRILEAELAVEQKSDQGVEGPGGTGGSGSSPNDPVTNICQAADKQLFTLVEWAKRIPHFSSLPLDDQVILLRAGWNELLIASFSHRSIDVRDGILLATGLHVHRNSAHSAGVGAIFDRVLTELVSKMRDMRMDKTELGCLRAIILFNPDAKGLSNPSEVEVLREKVYASLETYCKQKYPEQQGRFAKLLLRLPALRSIGLKCLEHLFFFKLIGDTPIDTFLMEMLEAPHQLA, encoded by the exons ATGTCTTGGACCGCTCGCCCGCCCTTCCTCCCCCAGCGGCATGCCGCAGGGCAGTGTGGGCCGGTGGGGGTGCGAAAAGAAATGCATTGTGGGGTCGCGTCCCGGTGGCGGCGGCGACGGCCCTGGCTGGATCccgcggcggcggcagcggcggcagcCGGAGAACAACAAACCCCGGAGCCGGAGCCGGGGGAGGCTGGACGGGACGGGATGGGAGACAGCGGGCGGG ATTCCCGAAGCCCAGACAGCTCTTCTCCAAATCCTCTTGCCCAGGGGgttcctcccccttctcctcctgggCCACCTCTGCCCCCTTCATCAGCCCCATCCCTTGGAGGCTCTGGggctccacccccacctccaatGCCACCACCCCCGCTGGGCTCCCCCTTCCCAGTCATCAGTTCTTCCATGGGGTCCCCTGGTCTGCCCCCTCCAGCTCCCCCAGGATTCTCCGGGCCTGTCAGCAGCCCCCAG ATTAATTCAACAGTGTCGCTCCCTGGGGGTGGGTCTGGCCCCCCTGAAGATGTGAAGCCACCAGTCTTAGGGGTCCGGGGACTGCACTGTCCACCccctccaggtggccctggggcTGGCAAACGGCTTTGTGCAATCTGCGGGGATCGCAGCTCAG GCAAACACTATGGGGTTTACAGCTGTGAGGGCTGCAAGGGCTTTTTCAAGCGCACCATCCGTAAGGACCTGACTTACTCATGCCGGGACAACAAGGACTGTACAGTGGACAAGCGCCAGCGGAATCGCTGTCAGTACTGTCGCTATCAGAAGTGCCTGGCCACTGGCATGAAGAGGGAAG CCGTACAGGAGGAGCGTCAGCGGGGAAAGGACAAGGACggggatggggagggggctgggggagCCCCGGAGGAGATGCCTGTGgacaggatcctggaggcagagCTTGCTGTGGAGCAGAAGAGTGACCAGGGCGTTGAGGGTCCTGGGGGAACCGGGGGTAGCGGCAGCAGT CCAAATGACCCCGTGACTAACATCTGTCAGGCAGCTGACAAACAGCTATTCACACTTGTTGAGTGGGCGAAGAGGATCCCACACTTTTCCTCCTTACCTCTGGATGACCAGGTCATATTGCTACGGGCAG GCTGGAATGAGCTTCTCATTGCCTCCTTCTCCCACCGGTCCATTGATGTTCGAGACGGCATCCTCCTGGCCACAGGTCTTCATGTGCACCGCAACTCAGCCCATTCTGCAGGCGTGGGAGCAATCTTTGATCG GGTGCTGACAGAGCTAGTGTCCAAAATGCGTGACATGAGGATGGACAAGACAGAGCTTGGCTGCCTGAGGGCAATCATTCTGTTTAATCCAG ATGCTAAGGGCCTCTCCAACCCCAGCGAGGTGGAGGTCCTGCGGGAGAAAGTGTATGCCTCATTGGAGACCTATTGCAAACAGAAGTACCCTGAGCAGCAGGGACG GTTTGCCAAGCTGCTGCTACGTCTTCCTGCCCTCCGGTCCATCGGCCTTAAGTGTCTAGAGCATCTGTTTTTCTTTAAGCTCATTGGTGACACCCCCATCGACACCTTCCTTATGGAGATGCTTGAGGCTCCCCACCAGCTGGCCTGA
- the Rxrb gene encoding retinoic acid receptor RXR-beta isoform X1 — protein MSWTARPPFLPQRHAAGQCGPVGVRKEMHCGVASRWRRRRPWLDPAAAAAAAAGEQQTPEPEPGEAGRDGMGDSGRDSRSPDSSSPNPLAQGVPPPSPPGPPLPPSSAPSLGGSGAPPPPPMPPPPLGSPFPVISSSMGSPGLPPPAPPGFSGPVSSPQINSTVSLPGGGSGPPEDVKPPVLGVRGLHCPPPPGGPGAGKRLCAICGDRSSGKHYGVYSCEGCKGFFKRTIRKDLTYSCRDNKDCTVDKRQRNRCQYCRYQKCLATGMKREAVQEERQRGKDKDGDGEGAGGAPEEMPVDRILEAELAVEQKSDQGVEGPGGTGGSGSSPNDPVTNICQAADKQLFTLVEWAKRIPHFSSLPLDDQVILLRAGWNELLIASFSHRSIDVRDGILLATGLHVHRNSAHSAGVGAIFDRSLSRVLTELVSKMRDMRMDKTELGCLRAIILFNPDAKGLSNPSEVEVLREKVYASLETYCKQKYPEQQGRFAKLLLRLPALRSIGLKCLEHLFFFKLIGDTPIDTFLMEMLEAPHQLA, from the exons ATGTCTTGGACCGCTCGCCCGCCCTTCCTCCCCCAGCGGCATGCCGCAGGGCAGTGTGGGCCGGTGGGGGTGCGAAAAGAAATGCATTGTGGGGTCGCGTCCCGGTGGCGGCGGCGACGGCCCTGGCTGGATCccgcggcggcggcagcggcggcagcCGGAGAACAACAAACCCCGGAGCCGGAGCCGGGGGAGGCTGGACGGGACGGGATGGGAGACAGCGGGCGGG ATTCCCGAAGCCCAGACAGCTCTTCTCCAAATCCTCTTGCCCAGGGGgttcctcccccttctcctcctgggCCACCTCTGCCCCCTTCATCAGCCCCATCCCTTGGAGGCTCTGGggctccacccccacctccaatGCCACCACCCCCGCTGGGCTCCCCCTTCCCAGTCATCAGTTCTTCCATGGGGTCCCCTGGTCTGCCCCCTCCAGCTCCCCCAGGATTCTCCGGGCCTGTCAGCAGCCCCCAG ATTAATTCAACAGTGTCGCTCCCTGGGGGTGGGTCTGGCCCCCCTGAAGATGTGAAGCCACCAGTCTTAGGGGTCCGGGGACTGCACTGTCCACCccctccaggtggccctggggcTGGCAAACGGCTTTGTGCAATCTGCGGGGATCGCAGCTCAG GCAAACACTATGGGGTTTACAGCTGTGAGGGCTGCAAGGGCTTTTTCAAGCGCACCATCCGTAAGGACCTGACTTACTCATGCCGGGACAACAAGGACTGTACAGTGGACAAGCGCCAGCGGAATCGCTGTCAGTACTGTCGCTATCAGAAGTGCCTGGCCACTGGCATGAAGAGGGAAG CCGTACAGGAGGAGCGTCAGCGGGGAAAGGACAAGGACggggatggggagggggctgggggagCCCCGGAGGAGATGCCTGTGgacaggatcctggaggcagagCTTGCTGTGGAGCAGAAGAGTGACCAGGGCGTTGAGGGTCCTGGGGGAACCGGGGGTAGCGGCAGCAGT CCAAATGACCCCGTGACTAACATCTGTCAGGCAGCTGACAAACAGCTATTCACACTTGTTGAGTGGGCGAAGAGGATCCCACACTTTTCCTCCTTACCTCTGGATGACCAGGTCATATTGCTACGGGCAG GCTGGAATGAGCTTCTCATTGCCTCCTTCTCCCACCGGTCCATTGATGTTCGAGACGGCATCCTCCTGGCCACAGGTCTTCATGTGCACCGCAACTCAGCCCATTCTGCAGGCGTGGGAGCAATCTTTGATCG GTCCCTCTCCAGGGTGCTGACAGAGCTAGTGTCCAAAATGCGTGACATGAGGATGGACAAGACAGAGCTTGGCTGCCTGAGGGCAATCATTCTGTTTAATCCAG ATGCTAAGGGCCTCTCCAACCCCAGCGAGGTGGAGGTCCTGCGGGAGAAAGTGTATGCCTCATTGGAGACCTATTGCAAACAGAAGTACCCTGAGCAGCAGGGACG GTTTGCCAAGCTGCTGCTACGTCTTCCTGCCCTCCGGTCCATCGGCCTTAAGTGTCTAGAGCATCTGTTTTTCTTTAAGCTCATTGGTGACACCCCCATCGACACCTTCCTTATGGAGATGCTTGAGGCTCCCCACCAGCTGGCCTGA
- the Rxrb gene encoding retinoic acid receptor RXR-beta isoform X3 yields MRPLALPEINSTVSLPGGGSGPPEDVKPPVLGVRGLHCPPPPGGPGAGKRLCAICGDRSSGKHYGVYSCEGCKGFFKRTIRKDLTYSCRDNKDCTVDKRQRNRCQYCRYQKCLATGMKREAVQEERQRGKDKDGDGEGAGGAPEEMPVDRILEAELAVEQKSDQGVEGPGGTGGSGSSPNDPVTNICQAADKQLFTLVEWAKRIPHFSSLPLDDQVILLRAGWNELLIASFSHRSIDVRDGILLATGLHVHRNSAHSAGVGAIFDRSLSRVLTELVSKMRDMRMDKTELGCLRAIILFNPDAKGLSNPSEVEVLREKVYASLETYCKQKYPEQQGRFAKLLLRLPALRSIGLKCLEHLFFFKLIGDTPIDTFLMEMLEAPHQLA; encoded by the exons ATGAGGCCCTTAGCCCTTCCTGAG ATTAATTCAACAGTGTCGCTCCCTGGGGGTGGGTCTGGCCCCCCTGAAGATGTGAAGCCACCAGTCTTAGGGGTCCGGGGACTGCACTGTCCACCccctccaggtggccctggggcTGGCAAACGGCTTTGTGCAATCTGCGGGGATCGCAGCTCAG GCAAACACTATGGGGTTTACAGCTGTGAGGGCTGCAAGGGCTTTTTCAAGCGCACCATCCGTAAGGACCTGACTTACTCATGCCGGGACAACAAGGACTGTACAGTGGACAAGCGCCAGCGGAATCGCTGTCAGTACTGTCGCTATCAGAAGTGCCTGGCCACTGGCATGAAGAGGGAAG CCGTACAGGAGGAGCGTCAGCGGGGAAAGGACAAGGACggggatggggagggggctgggggagCCCCGGAGGAGATGCCTGTGgacaggatcctggaggcagagCTTGCTGTGGAGCAGAAGAGTGACCAGGGCGTTGAGGGTCCTGGGGGAACCGGGGGTAGCGGCAGCAGT CCAAATGACCCCGTGACTAACATCTGTCAGGCAGCTGACAAACAGCTATTCACACTTGTTGAGTGGGCGAAGAGGATCCCACACTTTTCCTCCTTACCTCTGGATGACCAGGTCATATTGCTACGGGCAG GCTGGAATGAGCTTCTCATTGCCTCCTTCTCCCACCGGTCCATTGATGTTCGAGACGGCATCCTCCTGGCCACAGGTCTTCATGTGCACCGCAACTCAGCCCATTCTGCAGGCGTGGGAGCAATCTTTGATCG GTCCCTCTCCAGGGTGCTGACAGAGCTAGTGTCCAAAATGCGTGACATGAGGATGGACAAGACAGAGCTTGGCTGCCTGAGGGCAATCATTCTGTTTAATCCAG ATGCTAAGGGCCTCTCCAACCCCAGCGAGGTGGAGGTCCTGCGGGAGAAAGTGTATGCCTCATTGGAGACCTATTGCAAACAGAAGTACCCTGAGCAGCAGGGACG GTTTGCCAAGCTGCTGCTACGTCTTCCTGCCCTCCGGTCCATCGGCCTTAAGTGTCTAGAGCATCTGTTTTTCTTTAAGCTCATTGGTGACACCCCCATCGACACCTTCCTTATGGAGATGCTTGAGGCTCCCCACCAGCTGGCCTGA